The genome window GGGAGCATCTCAGGTGTGCGCAGCAGGGTAGCCTGCGCCTGTTCATACGTTTTTTCCATGACGACGACAATATCCTCCGTCGTGCGAGCGGCACGGACAGCCAGGTCGGCTGCCTCTCGGGCAACAGTGAGAATCGTCCCCTCGACCGGTTTCATGACTGCTTGATAGGCTGAGTCCACCCCGGATTTTAATGCCTCGGCAAACTGGCGAGCGTTGATCAGCTCCTTCCCGTTTACTGCTTTGCTAAAGCCGCGGAACAATTGGGATAAAATGACTCCAGAGTTGCCTCGTGCTCCCATCAATAAGCCCTTGGCAAGTGCAGAAGCCGCTTCTGTGATGCGAGGAGACTCCCTGCGGGAAAGCTCCTCCACACCTGATGTAAGTGTCAAATTCATATTTGTCCCAGTATCTCCATCTGGTACGGGAAAGACGTTCAACCCATCGACCACTTTGACGTTTTCAGACAAAAGGTTTGCCCCCAGGTAAACCATCCGGCTAAAAAGCACGCCATCAAGACGCGTATGTACCAACTGATGTTCCTCCTTAATTATGTATCCCTGTCTGTACGAACTCCCTGCACGAAAATATTCACGGCAGTGACATCGATTCCTACAGTTTGCTCCAAGGTATAACGAACGCGACGCTGTACATTACCCGCGACCTCAGAAATTTTAACGCCATAACTGACGATGATATGCATGTCCAATGTCACTTCACCGTTCTGGTTGTGAACGACGACCCCTTTGCTCAGGTTATCTCGTCCCAGCAGCTCGGCGATTCCATCCTTAAGCGCTTTTCGCGGAGACATACCTACGAGTCCGAAGACTTCCATAGCGGCGCCTCCCGCAATCCGAGCGATCACTTCTTCTGTTACATCTATTTTCCCCAGAGATGTGCTCATTTCCACTGTCATACAAGGACTCCTCCTCTATTCAACAGCTTGATCGCTTTGATAAGCGTAAACATGCTTCATATAATTTTACACTAACATATTGAAGAAATGAAGCGTTTTGTCGAATGACAGAGGAAAGAAGGAAGATAGGGCTTTTCCTCATGTCAAGTATTGCAATTGACAGCATTCGTGTGCTACTATGGTTGAGTATTTGTGTTCCCTTTATCGGGAATTCCGTTTAGATGCAACAAGGAGGTGGATCGTAATGGCACGTCGTTGCTTTGTAACTGGTAAATCTGCTAAAGCAGGAAACGCTCGCTCCCACTCCATGCGCGCAACTCGCCGCACTTGGGGTGTTAACGTACAAAAAGTGCGCATTCTGGTAAATGGTAAACCAAAGCGCGTTTATGTAAGTACACGAGCACTGAAATCCGGACTCGTAACTCGCGTGTAGTATTTTACTACAAAGCGAAAAAAAGCACCCTCGAGGTGCTTTTTTGCATTTCCGACGTTCCATCTTTCCCTCAGGAGGCCGAGGCCGAGGCTACGCCGTCATTTTTTCTTGTTGAATGCCTCTATGATGCCGCGAATCATGCCACCTAGGAACTTCGGCAACTTGATGGTGTAAAACCGCATGCTACCCCTCCTCACCGAAATTACTTCACATGATACAAATACCAGCCCGCCCCCATGAGTGCCAACGATAACAGGCTATACCAAACCCACGGAGGTGCCATGTACAGGAAAATGGTGATACCTCCGACAGCCAACGCAACCCCGAGAACACGTCGCAAGGCGCCCCCCTGTCGCAGGCGATAGGAGCGCAATCCCATTCATACTGCACCTCCTTCAGGTGTTCTCCCAAACGTGCATATTACATCATATTCTGCTGTCGGATAAACATGTATCCTGCCATGCGAAAAAGTAAAAACGAACGACAGAATAGTGCGAGCCCGTACGAATCCCAAGAAAATGGCGTAAAAAAAATCAGGCAACCATTTGCTGCCTGATTACATTATGCACGTTCTCTCGACATTATGCGTGTCCTCTATGCAAGACGGTCACGAGCTGGAAACAGCAGCGAGGATGCGCTGGTGAGCACGACCGTAAGCACCGCTCCCGCAATCACCATCTCGGGCAGCAGGTAGGTGATGTTGTACACGAAGGAATACAAAGCGACAGGCGTCCCCTCCGGTGCATACTGACCAAACCAGACGATTCCGGAGATA of Brevibacillus choshinensis contains these proteins:
- a CDS encoding Asp23/Gls24 family envelope stress response protein; this encodes MTVEMSTSLGKIDVTEEVIARIAGGAAMEVFGLVGMSPRKALKDGIAELLGRDNLSKGVVVHNQNGEVTLDMHIIVSYGVKISEVAGNVQRRVRYTLEQTVGIDVTAVNIFVQGVRTDRDT
- the rpmB gene encoding 50S ribosomal protein L28, giving the protein MARRCFVTGKSAKAGNARSHSMRATRRTWGVNVQKVRILVNGKPKRVYVSTRALKSGLVTRV
- the spoVM gene encoding stage V sporulation protein SpoVM; amino-acid sequence: MRFYTIKLPKFLGGMIRGIIEAFNKKK